The Gemmatimonadota bacterium genomic sequence GCATCGAGGGCCTTCGCCGGGCCGAAGCCTTGTGACGTCAACTGCGACGCCGCAAACTGGTTAATGTCTAGTCAATGTGATGGTGGACGATGAAACGTGTGACCGCGTTCGACGCCAAGACCCGGTTCGGCGAGCTCCTCGACCGCGTCGCGAGCGGCGAGGAGATCATCATCACACGGCACGATCATCCGATCGCCCGGATTGTCCCGGAGGGGAGACGGCCGCTCGACCAGACCCGCGCCGCGGTCGCTCGCCTTCACGCGCTCCGTGATCGGATTGCCGCTCGACGCGGACCTCGGTCACCATTGACGGCCGCGGATGTCGTCGCGGCGATCGACGATGGCCGGGCGTAAGCGGCGGGCGGCCGCACGGCGACACCGGGTGCAAGTAACGCCCTGAGTGCCGGCCCCCCGACGGAACGCCGCGCGTGCGCCGGCCGTTTGAAATGAGCCGTGCTCGACTCCCCGTACAGCGCCGACATGTTCTGGTCCATCGCCCTCATCGCGCTGCTCATCCAGTGGGTCGCCTTCGTCCCGGCGTTCGCGAGGCGGACCGAGCGCTTCTATGACCTCGTGGGGAGCGCGACGTTTATCACGGCGACGGCGCTGGCGGTCTGGAATGGCTGGCCGCTGGACCTCCGCGCGGCGCTCCTCGCCCTGATGGTGGTAATATGGGCGCTGCGCCTCGGGAGTTACCTCGTCGGGCGCATCCAGCGCGCGGGTCGTGACGACCGCTTCGACGAGATCAAGCAGTCGGCACCGCGATTCCTCCTCGCGTGGACGCTACAGGGACTCTGGGTCGTCATCACCTCGGCCCCAGCGGTCCTCGGCATCGTGTCCGATCGCCGCGCCCAGGCGGACGTCGCGTTGGCGGTGGGTTTCGTCCTATGGGCGGCCGGGTTTCTTATTGAAGTGATCGCCGACGGCCAGAAGGCGCGCTTTGCCGCCGACCCACGGAACCGCGGTCGGTTCATCGCCACCGGGCTCTGGGCGCGTTCGCGTCACCCGAACTACTTCGGCGAGATCCTGCTCTGGGTCGGCGTGGCGGTGATGGCGGCCCCGGTGTTGGTGGGGTGGGAAAGGCTGGCCCTGCTGTCCCCGCTCTTTGTGGCCTGGTTGCTGATGCGCGTCAGCGGGATCCCCATGCTCGAGCGGAAGGCCGAGGCGCGTTGGGGGGCGGAGCCGGCGTATCGCGCATGGCGGGAGCGCACGCCGCGGTTGGTGCCTCGCATCATGGGCGGGCCGGGCGCCGCCTAACGAGCCTCGCGGTTCGCGCGCTGTGCCTGGGCCCACGCCGCGTGCTCGCGCACGATCGGCTCGGGGTCCTGCGCGGCGCGCTGGAGCGCGGGCGCATCGCCGGGTGCGCCACGGTTCCCCAGCGCCACCGCGACATTCCGCGCGAGGCCGCGCCGCTTGGTGCGCAACACCGGGCTTCCGCGAAAACGCGCCCGGAACTGCTCCTCGCTCAATTGAACCAGCTCGGCAAGGTCGGGAGCCACCAGCTCGGGGCGGGTTTGGAGCTCGGGGTCGGTGACGTCGTGGGCGAACTTGACGTTCCACGGACAGACCTCCTGGCAGATATCGCACCCGAACACGAGCTCGCCCATGAGCGGGCGCAGCGGCGCCGGGATCTCGTCCCGTAGCTCAATGGTCAGGTAGGAGATGCAACGCGTGGCGTCCAGCACCCGGGGCGCCACGAAGGCGCCGGTGGGGCACGCCGTCAGGCAGCGCGTGCAGGTGCCGCAATGATCCTCCTCGAACGGCGCATCCGCGGCAAGCGGGAGGTCGAGCAGCAGCGCGCCAAGAAAGAAGAACGAGCCGTGGCGGGGGTGGATCAGGTTCGTGTTCTTGCCAAACCAGCCGAGTCCCGCACGGCGGGCGAGGTCGCGTTCGAGGATCGGGCCGGTGTCTACATACGGCTTGCCGCGCACCGTGGGGGCCACCTCGCCGCGCACGCGGCTGAGCAACTCGTTGAGCCGGTCGACCAGGACGTCGTGGTAGTCGCGTCCGCGTGCATAACGAGCGATCGGTCCCGGCGGTTGCGTGCCCCCATAGTTCATCCCCACGACGATCGCCGACACCGCCCCATCATACACGAGTCGGGAATCCGCGCGCTTCTCGGCTCCACGTGCGAGGTATCCCATGGTGCCGGCGTAGCCCTGCGCGATCCAGTCGTTGAAGGCGCCGATTGTCTCCGACGGACCCAGGGTGGTGATCCCGACAAGGTCGAAGCCGAGGGCGTAGGCCAGCGCCTTGACCCGCGTGGCGTGCCCTGCGGCGTCAGCGGGCGGCGGCCCAGTGTGCATATCGCACCACGTCCTCGGCCGGGGGAATGACATCCGCGTCGCCGTACGCGGTGTACATCCGCCAGCGGACGTACTCGCGGGCCGGGAGCGGTAGGAAGGGGAGCTTGCGCCACCAGCGGCGATCGCGGAATCGCCAGGCGACGACCAGGAGTGCCCGTGCCAGTGCCGGGTTCACGAGCGCCCGAGCGGCCAGGCGCAACGAGAGCTGAAGCCATGACATGGCTGACAAGGTAATCCCTGCGCGGGGATCCCTCACGACGGGACGGGGAACTCCCCGATGGTCATCAGGCCGCGCGGGGCGGAGCATTCCCTCATGCTCCGGGCTTCCCTGGTCCGCGCGGTGGCGGCCGCCATTACTCTGACAACCCTGCTTGGGGTGATCGGGGCGTCGCCGTGCGTCCACCATGAGGCGGTGGACGCAACGCGTGGCGCGGCGCACCACGGTGGCGCGCCGGACCCGCAGCGCGTCCCATGCGACTGCCTCGGTGATTGCGCGGCCAGCGGAATGGTCGGGCTGCCCGAGAGCGCCGTGGCGTCTCACGCGCCACGCGAAGCGCCCGTACAGTTGGTGCCGCGACTCGTCAGTGTGCCGCCGGCGACGACTGACGGGCTTCTCCCGTTCTCGCGACCACCGCCGCGGATCCGTTGGACCTGAGTCGC encodes the following:
- a CDS encoding type II toxin-antitoxin system prevent-host-death family antitoxin, whose product is MKRVTAFDAKTRFGELLDRVASGEEIIITRHDHPIARIVPEGRRPLDQTRAAVARLHALRDRIAARRGPRSPLTAADVVAAIDDGRA
- a CDS encoding DUF1295 domain-containing protein — its product is MFWSIALIALLIQWVAFVPAFARRTERFYDLVGSATFITATALAVWNGWPLDLRAALLALMVVIWALRLGSYLVGRIQRAGRDDRFDEIKQSAPRFLLAWTLQGLWVVITSAPAVLGIVSDRRAQADVALAVGFVLWAAGFLIEVIADGQKARFAADPRNRGRFIATGLWARSRHPNYFGEILLWVGVAVMAAPVLVGWERLALLSPLFVAWLLMRVSGIPMLERKAEARWGAEPAYRAWRERTPRLVPRIMGGPGAA
- the queG gene encoding tRNA epoxyqueuosine(34) reductase QueG, with the translated sequence MHTGPPPADAAGHATRVKALAYALGFDLVGITTLGPSETIGAFNDWIAQGYAGTMGYLARGAEKRADSRLVYDGAVSAIVVGMNYGGTQPPGPIARYARGRDYHDVLVDRLNELLSRVRGEVAPTVRGKPYVDTGPILERDLARRAGLGWFGKNTNLIHPRHGSFFFLGALLLDLPLAADAPFEEDHCGTCTRCLTACPTGAFVAPRVLDATRCISYLTIELRDEIPAPLRPLMGELVFGCDICQEVCPWNVKFAHDVTDPELQTRPELVAPDLAELVQLSEEQFRARFRGSPVLRTKRRGLARNVAVALGNRGAPGDAPALQRAAQDPEPIVREHAAWAQAQRANREAR